A DNA window from Ranitomeya imitator isolate aRanImi1 chromosome 2, aRanImi1.pri, whole genome shotgun sequence contains the following coding sequences:
- the LOC138667525 gene encoding keratin, type I cytoskeletal 14-like: protein MQHLNDRLASYLDKVRSLEQQNAQLEGNIRDWYERNQPSTLPDFSCYFRTIQELQSQISSTSIENARLVLQIDNARLAADDFRNKFEMERQLSNSAEADVNGLRMLLEELNRETCSLESQVQNLQEELQQMKRNHDEEVNSLRAQLGARINVEVDAAPSVDLNRTLAEIRQQYENLMDRNLREVEAMFRQRTEDLNREVASGSEQLQSVQTEVIDLKRKIQTLEIELQSQLSMKSALEGTLAETEATFGSQLSQLQSLINKVEAQLSQIRSDLERQNHEYKILMDQKTHLEMEIATYKRLLEGHDIQ, encoded by the exons ATGCAACATCTGAATGATCGTCTGGCATCTTATTTAGATAAAGTTCGTTCTTTAGAGCAACAAAATGCACAACTGGAAGGAAATATTCGTGACTGGTATGAGAGGAATCAACCCAGCACCTTACCTGACTTCAGCTGCTATTTCAGGACTATTCAAGAGTTACAGAGCCAG ATTTCATCAACAAGTATAGAAAATGCCCGCCTTGTACTACAAATAGATAATGCTCGTCTGGCAGCAGATGATTTCAGAAACAA GTTTGAAATGGAGCGTCAGTTAAGCAACTCAGCTGAGGCTGATGTGAATGGCTTGAGAATGCTTCTAGAAGAACTCAATCGGGAGACATGCAGCCTAGAAAGTCAGGTCCAAAACCTCCAAGAAGAACTGCAGCAGATGAAGAGAAACCATGATGAG GAAGTAAACTCTCTGCGAGCCCAGCTAGGTGCCAGAATCAATGTAGAAGTTGATGCAGCTCCATCTGTAGATCTGAACAGGACCTTGGCTGAGATAAGGCAGCAATACGAGAATTTAATGGATCGCAATCTAAGAGAAGTAGAGGCCATGTTCCGGCAAAGG ACAGAAGATCTTAACCGAGAGGTTGCATCTGGCTCTGAGCAACTGCAGTCTGTCCAAACTGAAGTCATTGACCTGAAACGAAAAATACAAACCTTGGAGATTGAACTACAAAGTCAGTTGAGCATG AAATCTGCCCTGGAAGGCACTTTAGCAGAAACCGAAGCTACATTTGGATCCCAGCTTTCACAGCTACAAAGTctcatcaataaagtggaggctcaGCTGTCTCAGATCAGATCTGATCTAGAACGCCAAAACCATGAGTACAAAATCCTCATGGACCAAAAGACCCACCTGGAAATGGAGATCGCCACTTACAAACGTCTGCTGGAAGGTCATGATATTCAGTAG